The following coding sequences lie in one Moritella viscosa genomic window:
- the lafK gene encoding sigma-54 dependent lateral flagellar regulatory protein, whose amino-acid sequence MSDNYEQDNILLILESPSVTSLDRKVVEQEGYVVHRCLNAEDAFLNASTLSPTVVLVDAELADMSLVDFVNAFSRNHPDSVIIVSVQSSQCELAAEAIVAGAADYLLKPFSDYQLIKAIKRAVSLRKPMDDFIVGSAESRQVVQLAHRAAQTDATVFIRGESGTGKELLARYIHTHSPRANGPFVAFNCAAIPETMIEAMLLGHTKGAFTGATSDQMGKFELANNGTIMLDEIAEMPLQLQAKLLRVIQEREVERLGSNKKIKLNIRIIAATNKNLQEAVEKGLFRQDLYYRLDVLPLQWGALRERKDDILPLAEFFIRKYAPTPDYFISSAAKLMLLGHAWPGNVRELENVIQRALIIARGMEIQEADLMLPAQLNEKKTVLKTVHQFEGLESTKKRAEYQYVLDTLKQFKGHRMKTAAALGVSTRALRYKMVAMREQGIAI is encoded by the coding sequence ATGTCGGATAATTATGAGCAAGATAATATATTATTGATTCTTGAATCTCCTTCAGTGACGAGCCTTGATAGGAAAGTGGTAGAGCAAGAAGGCTATGTGGTTCATCGCTGTCTGAATGCTGAAGATGCTTTTTTAAATGCCTCGACGTTATCACCCACTGTGGTTCTTGTCGATGCTGAATTAGCTGATATGTCATTAGTTGATTTTGTTAATGCCTTTTCTCGTAATCACCCCGACTCCGTTATCATCGTTTCGGTGCAAAGTAGTCAATGTGAACTTGCTGCTGAGGCGATCGTAGCTGGTGCCGCGGATTATTTACTGAAACCATTCTCTGATTATCAGTTGATTAAAGCGATAAAGCGAGCGGTGAGCTTACGCAAACCAATGGATGATTTTATTGTTGGTTCTGCTGAAAGTCGTCAGGTTGTACAACTTGCACATCGTGCTGCACAAACCGATGCAACTGTATTTATTCGAGGTGAATCGGGCACAGGTAAAGAGTTGTTGGCTCGCTATATCCACACTCATTCTCCGCGTGCAAATGGACCGTTTGTAGCTTTTAATTGCGCCGCTATCCCTGAAACGATGATTGAAGCCATGCTATTAGGTCATACAAAGGGTGCCTTTACCGGTGCAACTAGTGACCAGATGGGGAAGTTTGAACTCGCCAATAATGGCACCATCATGTTAGATGAAATTGCTGAAATGCCATTGCAATTACAAGCTAAGTTACTACGAGTTATCCAGGAACGAGAAGTTGAACGGCTCGGAAGTAATAAAAAAATTAAGCTTAATATTCGTATCATCGCTGCAACAAATAAAAATTTACAAGAGGCCGTTGAAAAAGGTCTGTTCCGTCAAGATCTGTATTACCGATTAGATGTATTACCTTTGCAATGGGGTGCGTTGCGAGAGCGTAAAGATGACATTCTGCCTCTCGCGGAGTTCTTCATTCGTAAGTATGCGCCAACGCCTGATTATTTCATAAGTAGTGCTGCCAAATTGATGCTATTAGGACATGCTTGGCCTGGTAATGTCCGTGAATTAGAAAATGTAATTCAACGGGCACTCATTATTGCTCGAGGTATGGAAATACAAGAGGCTGATTTAATGCTACCAGCACAGTTAAATGAAAAGAAAACGGTGTTGAAAACTGTTCACCAATTTGAAGGATTGGAATCAACTAAAAAAAGGGCTGAGTACCAATATGTTTTAGATACATTAAAACAATTTAAAGGACATAGAATGAAAACCGCTGCTGCACTAGGTGTAAGCACTAGAGCGTTGCGTTACAAAATGGTCGCAATGCGAGAGCAAGGTATAGCAATTTAA
- the fliM gene encoding flagellar motor switch protein FliM, which translates to MLVVKPTSVSPKITLAAESAEIEKYDLLGERRQWTDYLEVINSDLSLANRDIERRLSQLFNEYECRIVLQKFTHKKVNSDDLSTNIIWLQAKNNAGLKVLLSINNSMLYTLTEIFLGASKPSNKDSLEQPSDSEYRLLKRILTIQLDALDNQLNHDHEWVISHTNQPITGGDFIASTIDCTIKEYLPSWKIWYPKEFISQTLSSNSTMPDYELLATKLANAATNIPTNIKVILANTQLNIEQLTQLRTGDFIMMDLPEIVSACTGDHVIAHGRVVVQSGRLVMQVTDTND; encoded by the coding sequence ATGTTGGTTGTAAAACCTACATCGGTTAGTCCTAAAATTACACTCGCAGCCGAATCAGCTGAGATTGAAAAATACGATCTACTCGGTGAACGTCGTCAGTGGACTGATTACCTTGAAGTCATTAATTCAGATCTTTCCTTGGCGAATCGTGACATTGAGCGACGTTTATCTCAATTATTTAATGAATATGAATGCAGAATCGTGCTACAAAAATTCACCCATAAAAAGGTTAATTCTGACGATTTAAGTACCAATATAATTTGGCTTCAAGCCAAAAATAATGCGGGGCTAAAAGTATTATTATCAATCAATAATTCGATGTTATATACCCTGACAGAAATCTTTCTTGGAGCAAGTAAACCCAGCAACAAAGATAGCTTAGAGCAACCAAGTGATTCTGAATATCGACTACTTAAGCGCATTTTAACAATCCAACTTGACGCGTTAGACAATCAATTAAACCATGATCACGAATGGGTCATAAGTCATACTAATCAACCAATTACAGGTGGTGATTTTATTGCATCAACTATTGATTGCACGATAAAAGAGTACCTTCCCAGTTGGAAAATTTGGTACCCAAAAGAATTTATTAGCCAAACATTATCAAGCAACAGTACGATGCCAGATTATGAATTGTTAGCAACAAAACTGGCTAACGCAGCAACGAATATACCAACTAATATCAAGGTTATTCTTGCGAATACTCAGCTTAATATCGAACAACTCACACAGCTAAGAACAGGTGATTTCATTATGATGGACTTACCTGAAATTGTCAGTGCCTGTACTGGTGATCATGTTATAGCTCATGGCCGAGTAGTCGTTCAGTCTGGACGATTAGTAATGCAAGTAACCGATACAAACGATTAA
- a CDS encoding outer membrane protein has product MSLKVLLPAFGNLFFCSILNAQPFISELDQVQWQLSSNSFECRMTTKVETLGTVSIVKQAGYPEFIDVTSTIYTQKIKRYRLGSSKAPWGVKTLPDARWLAPALPLENKISDGVARFTRHLQQGDWGHIALTYADSEGIHAVLPSVNIGDVFDGYYQCLHDISPFSYEQVRDRNLYYSGGSYLLNTQQKQEMAAIVKYISLDDSVTKVLIDGHSNSIGNTVNNLLLSQQRADDVYMYLMEAGISTTLMEVRSHGDRYPLKSDRTALGRKKNRRVNLRIIRRLGK; this is encoded by the coding sequence ATGTCTCTAAAGGTTTTACTACCTGCTTTCGGCAACTTGTTTTTTTGTTCAATATTGAATGCACAACCTTTTATTTCTGAATTAGACCAGGTGCAATGGCAATTGAGCTCAAATTCGTTTGAGTGCAGAATGACAACGAAAGTTGAAACACTAGGGACAGTTAGTATTGTTAAACAAGCGGGATATCCTGAATTTATTGACGTAACGTCCACAATTTATACACAAAAAATTAAGCGTTATAGGCTTGGTAGTTCAAAAGCACCTTGGGGAGTAAAAACACTGCCTGACGCTCGTTGGCTAGCTCCCGCCTTACCACTTGAAAATAAAATTTCAGACGGTGTTGCTCGTTTTACTCGACACCTGCAGCAGGGAGATTGGGGACATATAGCCTTGACCTATGCTGACAGCGAAGGCATACATGCAGTACTACCCTCAGTAAACATAGGTGACGTATTCGATGGTTATTATCAATGTCTCCACGATATATCTCCTTTTTCATATGAGCAAGTAAGAGACCGGAATTTATATTATTCTGGTGGCTCGTATTTATTGAATACCCAACAAAAGCAAGAAATGGCTGCGATCGTTAAATACATATCTCTTGATGATTCAGTGACCAAAGTACTCATTGATGGACATTCGAATAGTATTGGCAATACAGTAAATAATTTATTGTTATCACAGCAACGTGCTGATGATGTTTATATGTATCTTATGGAGGCTGGTATCTCTACAACACTGATGGAAGTACGCTCTCACGGTGATCGTTACCCATTAAAATCAGACCGGACAGCATTAGGTCGTAAAAAAAATAGACGTGTGAATTTACGTATTATTCGTCGGTTGGGTAAATAA